The following DNA comes from Denticeps clupeoides chromosome 14, fDenClu1.1, whole genome shotgun sequence.
ATTCTAACTTGTGATAAAGTGTTAATgcgatatttttctttttcttccttcgAGCGGGAGAAATATGAAATGTGCCTATTGGTATGTACTGTCGTCGCCCCTGGAGCTGAACTTTATTCACGTAGTGTCAGGTGGAGTTGGGGTCAAGACAAAAACGAGTTTTTAATTTTCCTATCAATTGCATTCTTATAAAacattgtgataaaaaaaaaaaaaagattaacatTAAACCTGTCAATCAGAACTCCTGTCGTTGTTGAATTAAATCGGAACGCATTACCATCCTGCACTAGCATCCACCAAATTGTGTAACATTCATGCAAATTTCCCCCCAACACTTTGGCCAATCGGTCGGATTTATGCTCATGTGAGAAACAACGATTGGCTGCCGCACCCACATACTCGAGAGTAGCTGCATTCTTAATGCGTTAAGTTAAATATTAACGTGTTAATTCTGATGCCCCTTATAATAATGCAGTAaaccaaatatttcaaaatcTGTGAATTTCACAGTTAATATATACAGTGCACTATATGAAGTTAAACGAGTAATGAGCAAAAAACAAATTGGGTGGTTAAGGAGGccaattacatttacggcattatccagagcgatttacagggacagtccccctggtgacacgCAGGGTAAATGACAataatagtaagtggggtttgaacctgtgctcTTCTGGCCCTTAGCATCTTACCCACTACCCTTACCCTTCTACCGCCTAATGGATGGCAACCAATCGGTTGTATGTGAGCAGCTGCGGAACTCAGGTAGGTGATCTGCTCCATCGTGGTGGATCCTTCTGTCCAGGATTTCACGTGGCCTCTTCTTACAAGCCAGTAAttggccctagcggttaaggaagcggccccgtaatcacgaggttcgaatccagatccgccaaggtgccactgagcaaagcaccgtccccacacactgctccccgggcgcctgtcacggccgcccactgctcactcagggtgatggttaaatacagaggacacgtttcaccgtgtgctgtgctgcagtatatcacaatgacaatcacttcactttcagagaATTACGTGGGTTTTTCCCATCCATGTAATGCCCAGAATGTTCATGTCTTCCTTGGATTAAATTTTTGGGATCGACCGTGATGTTCTGCTTAACGGTCCAGACCCGCGCTGCCGGTGTTAAACACAGGCCCGGACTCgcaaatgtgacatttggtcTTTGCGTTCACATGAAAATTGTCCACACGGAGGAACCGACTCCCGTGATATTTAATGCTaataaatggaagaaaaaaaaaacaaaaaaaacactcctttataaatgtaaaccatttatttttttatactttttccCAAACTAAATCCAACTAAACCCACTACACAGGGAATATAACTGTACAGGGAgggaagagaaataaaaataaattaaaaaatcaggttaaaaaaaaaaaaaaaaaacaattttaaacCGAAGTAAATGGGCGgggttttatatttatatatatatataaacagtcaATTCTCTCCGCTTTAGTAAACCTCGGAAAAGCCCCAATTCGGATCCGATTCCGAtccactgcccccccccccagactgGGACCGCACTGTTAGAGGAGGGGAGAAATGTTTAAAAGGCAAAACAGTCCAGCACCAGACGTAAGAAGGGGCCTGTGGTCCTCACTGGTggtctagttttttttttttttttttttaatgaaatgaagttttttttttctcaacacccccccaccaaaaaaaaaaaaaaaaagtttaaacgGACCGGGTGACTCGATAAAAGGCATGAGAACGTGCCTAATAAATTACGAATACAGCGAACGATGGGTAAGACGCAGCTGGCGGGAGGAGCTCCAGGCGGGATATGGCACCGCTAGCAAGTCCAGCTTCAGGCCCGTCGGCGCTCCGCGAGAGAGACGCTCGCCGACATGTCCCGGAAGGGCTCGCAGCAATTACAGGGGGCGGGGAAAGGGGGCGGGTCTGTGCAAAGGACACGTACTCAGGAAACATCtgggcagaaaaacaaaaacaaacgaAAGTAGTAATTTAGACAAATATTACCACCACTACGAAGATTAAAAATAAGAACCACGCCGGGATACGTACAGCTGGCCGGCTGCTCCCCGAACCGCCGCAGTAACTGATCATGGGTGAACTTCACGAAAGCGTCGTATTGttctggggggggggaggagaaaagaagaggaattTCCCGTTAAAAGTCCCAACGGAGCCGAACGCGGGTTGAGGCGGCGGAGGGCCCGACCTGCCAGCTTCGTAGTCAGGATTTCGTCGTACTCCTCTCGCACCTTCTCCTCGCGCTCCTTCAGAAGGCGCTCACAGATCATGCCCACCTGCCTCAAGGTGAACAGGGGCTGCTCCCTCCTAGTAGGGGACGCGCCACCAGACGTGCCTGCGGACAGGAACAAAAAGGGAATTTCACGAAGCACGAACCAGAACGCGATTCGTTGCCAAAACGTTCGCGGACTATCTTTGTCTCGTTCACGAAATAACTGTACACAAGACGTGGAACCTATGGGGCCATTTTCGGCCCTCAGGACCTCTCGGCACAGCTTCCCTcctccacacagagcagacAGACGAAGACGGCGCTACCTGGCAGAGGGGAGCCGCCCAGCATGGAGGGCGGATGCTGGGACTCCAGGGAGCAGCAGCCGTCCGTCTGCTGGAAGCTGCTCTCCAGGTGCCGGCGCTTCTGCATCCGCTTGTACTCCTGCTTGATGTTGTGCAGGATTTGTTCTGGTGGGAGAAGAgatgaaaaaatattatatatatatatataaatttgtgACCAACCAGACCAAcagtcccctattatgaaaatgtgactttgtgagatgatttaacattaatacgagttccccgagcctgtctatggtcctgcagcgTGAAGAGAGTTtaggtcgttctgcttcaccgttcagagagcggtaTGGAATTTTCCCCtatatgacgtcataaggggaaaggttacttcTCGTTTCTcgtgctttttctgcccagagaactTCCCAcacctcccctaaaacatcatctccaccgaccgtcatggcttccaatcGTGTGAACCGTTGCAGTCACTTGGACGTAAAAACgagcacaaattaattttttagcTCCATCATGTGAGACTCTGGAGatccagtgggttcattttattttttctggaagaaCGTCCACACGACTTCCATGTCTGTAACAAACATCGTGGTGAATGATGTTGGTGAGATCATTTCCGGGAATGCCTGCTCAACTCCTATAGGACACTCTCCtcctggccccgccctctccccctcctcattagcatttaaagctacagacaccgaaacggcgcatcctgggaaatctcattgtgggactggaatTCTGCACAACAAGACTtgagatacagaattaggggaccaacaggACCgataaaaaaagctaaataaaaacCCAACACCAGAATATTGTCGACGTGGGAACTGTGGTCTTGTTGGCTAGTCGGCGTTTTCCTGCGCCGATTTCAACACGTTCAAACACCGAAACGACGCCGCGTCTACACAAGAAACCGCAGCGGCTCCGGCCGCCGTTCTGAACGGGTTCGGCGTCCCGCCCGGTCCGCTCGGCCCGGCACTGACGTTTCCTGGCGAGGAAACATGCGCCATTGTCGGCGTTAGCGTGCTAGCAGCGGCGCGTCGCTCACCCGCGGTGAGCCGGGACGACACCTCGCCGAAGGGCGACGGCTCCATGCGCAGGTACTTCTGCGGGGACGAGGCGGCGGAGGCCGACGGCGACATCGGCGCGCAGCGTCTCCGTTTGGGGGAGGCCGGGCTCATCAGCGGGTCGAAATCCAGGGTCCGCTTCAGCGTCGCCCCACAGGCCATTTTCGGGGAGCGTCGGTCTTCTTCTCCTACAACCCTCCACGGAAAGCGGGCGTCCCTGCTCCTCCGGCGGCTGCAAACGCGGACCCCGAGGCGGCCGAGTGTCCGGGCTACTAGTCACGCCGGTTCTCGTCCCTCCTGGACGCCGCAGACTCGCAGATTGGTTCGGATGAGAAGGGCTGCGCCGTCGCTTCCGCGGCGCTCGTAAAATATGGCGAGCAAAACAGCGTCCCCTCACCCCGGACGCGCGCTGTGGCGCATGCGCGGGGTGCCGCGGTGGTAGGTGGGATTTGGAGTTTATCGGGGGCGGGGTTTGACACAGAGACGTACGGAGGTGCGCGCGGAAGAAGACTACATTACCCAAGCGAGGCCGCGTCGGGTCCTGCTTCTCGGACGGACCCCGCGATTGGTGCGTTCGGAACGTaaagggcttttttttatttaaaaagccgATTGCGCACTTACTAAACATATATACTTCACGTAGTTAACGCAAAAAAACTACTATTGAAAACTGAGTTAATGCGAGTGATCGGGGAGCAGTGATCAAgaggacctcggtggcacctcggcgggatttgaaccctcaaccCATCGGTTACTATTCTGCTTCCTTATTCCCTAGCATGATGAAAACGGATAATTAACAGTCTTCGTATTTATAACTCCAAGCTCTTTCAATGTGCTTGTGTCCGtggtttttaaaattattattataaattaaaagCATGAATAGACGAACAAGACACGTCAGATAGACGTTTACGAGAacgaaaaatgaaaacaaataaatacaatgttGAATTCATAACTACAGAAAATCGTTAAACGTTCCCGTTaccaaatgaaaaaggaagaaaatatatattaaaacttTTCACTGTAGCACCTCAGAACTATCGCCATTACAATACAGTGCCGTTAACTATTGCACACAGGATGCAGTTTTCTTTTCTAATATGAACGTCATCTACGATCAATACTGCGGTCAGGGGAGAATATTGATAACGGGTTGAGAATATTGACAGCGCGAGGAGCGCCGGTCTGTTCCGGCCGGTACCGCTGGGGGGAGCCCGAGTGCCACCAGCGGCGTCGGTTCCAGTAAAATTCCTCAAGGGGGCGCCAAACCTCCAGAAATAGTCTATTGGCACCCTAacccttattattattaattggaATACATGTAGTGTTTTGTAATAGTTTACTTTTCAattgaaaatgcaaataaaaacattacacagTTTAGGTTAACTGGCAGTTACTTTATTCAAAAGCTTGAAAACAGACTACATGgcaaatacagaaaacacaagcGTCCAGTTATTGAACTTTTACTTGttctgttgttattttttttttttttttgacagactgCTCATTTGCTACCTTGGTACAGAAGCCACttgacatttcatttttgtacTCCAAATATTAAAACAAGAAGAAtacggggaaaaaaagaaagaaaaagaattcgGAATTATTTCGGAAATTTTTTAACATCAAGTATCAACGTCCACAACGCCGACGAGATAACGGAGAACAGTCAGAATCATTATGGCCCGACATTGGAGGGATTCAACTTTGAAGCTGTATATTTAAAAAGGAACTGAACACAATTCGGCCTTCTGGGGGGACAATAGTCATCGATCCGGAATGCATGAATCCCGGGAGACCTGCTGCAGGGAAGCCTGAAAGCCCCAAAGACGAGATGAGTTCATGCCGCTTCCTGTACACCAGTGCGTCCGGCACACTGCACACGAACAATCGGAGACGGTTTTCCACATTGCCCCCCCCGCTAATGTACGTGATGTTCCTCATCCTGGTGGCAGTAGACTCGACATGGACAGAATTACGTCGTCGTCGTTATTGCACACTTATATTTACATGAATTTCCTCGTGTTAATTAACTGCGTGACGTGTGGATCCCTTTTCGTATTCCAAAATAAAGGTGTGCTTTCGCTCTGTTTCTATGTCCAGTTCTATGCCGGCCTGCAAATGGcgttttttgcagtttttttacGGAACGCGGCGCATGTCCACGTGGGGAGGAGGGATGGGGGGTGATTACATGTCGACACGACGCAGGAAAACGTTCAGTAGCCCCTTGTTCCCGTGAGAAGAAGAAAACGAGATCGTTCGCTCGAAGAACCTGATATTTGATCGTTTCTTTCGAAGTAGAAAAGTCTCGGGGGCGGGAGGTCACACGGCCTCGGCGGACGTCTCCGTGGAGACGGACATGGTCGCTTTGGCTATCTTCACAGTGGTCTTGACGCAGCTCTCGGCGGCCCGGCTGGCGGCGATGGCGGCGTGCCGGTTCTGGCAGTCCGACTCCAGGCTGTTGTCCAGCTGCTGGGCGCTGCTCCGGCACGCCCGGCAGGCGCCCAGGAAGGCGCGGCGCAGGTCCTTGCTCCTCAGGGCGTAGATGACGGGGTTGACGGTGGAGTTGAGCAGGCAGAGCATGCTGCAGAAGGCGAACACCGTCTTGATGCCGTCGTCCATCTTCCAGAAGAGGTCGTACGCCATGATGGCCAGCAGGGGGCCCCAGCAGATGACCAGCACCGCCAGGATGAGCACCAGCGTCTTGGCCAGGCGGATGTCCATGCGCGCCTGCTCGGGCCGGGCGGCCTGCACCTTGGTGCCGTCGGCCGCGTGGACCACCAGGCTCTTCTGCGAGGTGCGGCTCAGCATGCGCACGGCGTGGTGGTGCGCCTTCCACAGGATGTACATGTAGGCGTAGACGATGAAGAGGACCAGCGCGCTGGTCACGCCGATCCAGAACATCAGGTAGTTCTCGTCGATCAGCGGGAAGATGTCCGAGCAGGCCGAGTTGAGGCGCTTGCAGTTCCAGCCCAGCAGGGGCAGCACGGCGATGGCGATGGAGATGGCCCACATCATGCAGAAGGCGATGACGGCCTTGGTGCGCGTGACGATGCGCCGGTAGGCCAGCGGCCGGTGGATGGAGATGTAGCGGTCGATGGCGGTGAGGAACAGGCTCCCCACCGAGGCGGTGAAGGACGCCGTCACCCCGCCCAGCTTGAAGAGGAACACGTTGGGGCCGTCCTTGCGGTGGAACACGTGGAAGTCCAGGAAGCTGTAGACGAAGATCACGCTGCCCAGCAGGTCGGCCACGGCCAGGCTGCCGATGAAGTGGTAGGACGGGCGGCAGCGCAGCGTGCGCGACTGCAGGATCACGCACAGCACCACCAGGTTCTCCAGCACGGTGAAGGTGCCCAGCGTCAGGGACATGACGGCCACGGCCAGCTGCTGGCTGGGCGTCAGGATCATGAAGCACTCCATGTCCATGAAGTTCTCGCCGCACTGGATGTTCCTCCCTTCGTCCCCCGGGGAGCTGCGGTTGCCGAACAGGTCCGAGGCGTTGGTGGGGTAGAAGGGCAGGCCCCGGAGGATCAGCTCCTCGTCCGGCGGCACCTTGTCGGGGAAGGAGTTGCTGCGGAACGCCGAGAGCGGCTTCTGCAGGGAGAACCCGCCCTTGGCGAAGTCCGCGTCCATGCCGGGGTCGTCATAGCTGGCGTCGTTGGAGCCCAGGTACCGCAGCCCCGAGGTCATCGTCCGGAAGGTGGTGTCGGCCACGCCGTCCAGAACCGACTTCATGGCTGCTGCTTCGCGGACAGCCTGCCAAATGACCGGGAAAAGTGCCATGAATTCTCCCACAGTGGTCCCGGTCCCACTGCTCTGAACAGCCGAGCAGCAGATATCATgatgaaatgcaaaaatgccGCTTTAACCGGGATTTCATCATAAGAGCTGCTGCCCAGGGTCGTTAttgttatatatacatttttttcatgtatattcatccatttgtatatatattcaattcaaattttatttgtcacgtacgcagtcgtacacggtatgatatgcagtgaaatgctttagcggctgctatagacctcaatattgcaaacattgcaagtatacagtgaaccaatatgcaaatattgcaaacgtaaccgaatattacacttttacgtctttaacataaaatatgtgtatgaATTGCATATCTGCATCTATACCACAATATATAGTATGGATCAGTTCAGCAATGCATGACTTCATGTTAACTGAGCGAATTTAATGTTCGCGTCTCTACTATTGAATATTCGTGCCGACGTGCGTGTGACCACAAGAGGGCACAAAATGAGCGAGAAGAAGAAGTAAAAAATCGGAAGAAATGTGAAAAACGAGTCGTGTAAAGAGAAGTGCagatgtctttctttttttttttaaagtgtttattCCTATATTCTGCACATGATACGGCAACCGTTGCATCGGAGCGCCGAACTCGCCTTTGTTCGTGACCAACCAACAAAAAGAAACGCAGAtgcaataataatgtaataaatgcaccAAACCATTAAAATGCACCAAACCTCGCGGGTAATAAGACGGCAGGCAGGTGTCGtgatatgaaatatgaaaatatgagaATGTGTTTACCTTCACATCGTCGTCGGCGCGGTTTTATACTTTCTATATAATTATATGGTATGAATGTATATAGTCCGGTCGCATGTCCGTCGTACCGGctgctcgccgccgccgccgccgctgccggaGCGTCTCACATGCACGCGCATATATTTATGAGGCGGCGGGCGCGCGCAGACTCGGGAGGCGGGGCCAGCGGCGACGGGCCACGCCCCGTTTAATTAAGACGACGCACGCTGTTAATTACACgactgcgtttttttttttttgtggtctggCGATGACAAATTTGGTCCGAATACGGGGGCGGGAATGGGCGTGGCCTACTTAATTCGATTTGCTGCAGTAATAATGCAAATGAATCGAAGTTCAATTTCACAAGATGCGCACAATCTGTTATCTACGATGGTTTAAAAGTCCATGTTAAGAACTAACTCAAATGGTTCTCTCATATTGTTAGATAAGGTCTTAATTTACTCAAGGCATGCTTGAAAGGttagttttttaatgaatttcattTATCTTATAGCCCttgtcatgtgtgtgtatatacacacacacacacacagttaattaaaaatatgtgtgtgtgtgtatttatatatatacatccacttatttttaatgaaatgcatgTTAACACGCACAACTATTATCTAAGATGCTTTGAATGGTACATTTGTTCATCATTAATTTGTACAGttatatatttaatgaatgTCAAAAGAACTATGTTCTTATTGTCATGCGCTGccagttttctttttcattcggTTGCATTTTCTTCTTATGAAATGCATATTAATGCGTTGATGTGTTAATTAGGACTTGCATTGTGCCTGTTCTCAGCAAAAGAATTGGCCTGGATTGCGCATATTGTTTGATGATTTTAGATGATAATTTAACATCTATGATTAATTAAAACCAACATTAGCTGATAATCACGGATGTCagttatcatcattattatgatGTTGCCAGGTGTTTTAATACTGGTGCAAATTAGTCAGTGCAaggttaatattttaatataaaaaatgcaaatataccACAGAGGGAGTCGTTCCGTGTGCTATCTCAGCATCAGTCATTTTTCAGCGGCGCTCTCCTCATTTTAGATCCCACCGGTGAGCGATTTCCATCCCAGACCTGATTTCTGTACACGCGCGGCCGGAATACAAATGGCCTCCAATATGCAGGGAGAGGGCGCGGGAGAGATGCAGAATTATTCAAATGCGCGGGAAAGCGTTGCTGCTGCGGCCCCGCCGTTAACCTCGGCCGGGGCGGCCGGGCCCCGCCACTTAGGCTCGAGTTACTCGGTGCCGGGCGGGGTGATAAATGCTGATTGTGGCTGAAGTCTGGGTCATTATACCATGCTCCGAGTTGGCCCGCGCCGCAAATGACCCGGAGGATGTCAGGGCCACTTAGGCCGCGCACAACCTTTACCTTTCAATTTGTGTTCACTA
Coding sequences within:
- the akirin2 gene encoding akirin-2, producing the protein MACGATLKRTLDFDPLMSPASPKRRRCAPMSPSASAASSPQKYLRMEPSPFGEVSSRLTAEQILHNIKQEYKRMQKRRHLESSFQQTDGCCSLESQHPPSMLGGSPLPGTSGGASPTRREQPLFTLRQVGMICERLLKEREEKVREEYDEILTTKLAEQYDAFVKFTHDQLLRRFGEQPASYVS
- the cnr1 gene encoding cannabinoid receptor 1 — translated: MKSVLDGVADTTFRTMTSGLRYLGSNDASYDDPGMDADFAKGGFSLQKPLSAFRSNSFPDKVPPDEELILRGLPFYPTNASDLFGNRSSPGDEGRNIQCGENFMDMECFMILTPSQQLAVAVMSLTLGTFTVLENLVVLCVILQSRTLRCRPSYHFIGSLAVADLLGSVIFVYSFLDFHVFHRKDGPNVFLFKLGGVTASFTASVGSLFLTAIDRYISIHRPLAYRRIVTRTKAVIAFCMMWAISIAIAVLPLLGWNCKRLNSACSDIFPLIDENYLMFWIGVTSALVLFIVYAYMYILWKAHHHAVRMLSRTSQKSLVVHAADGTKVQAARPEQARMDIRLAKTLVLILAVLVICWGPLLAIMAYDLFWKMDDGIKTVFAFCSMLCLLNSTVNPVIYALRSKDLRRAFLGACRACRSSAQQLDNSLESDCQNRHAAIAASRAAESCVKTTVKIAKATMSVSTETSAEAV